The following DNA comes from Hahella chejuensis KCTC 2396.
AAGTTTCGCCGGATCTACTTTTTCAGCGTCAGGTCTACAGGCCTCGCAACTTGGAATTGTATCGCTCATGCTTTTTCTCCTTGTTTTGAATTAAGCGTTTGCCGGGGCGCTCGCCCCAGCGTCGCTGTAGCCTAACTCTACAAGAAAGAGATCGCCAACATTTATCTTAGCCGACTATTTTCACAGCGCTTTCAGCAATGCGCTTACGCCATTCCGCTGGACCGGTTTGATGCACAGACTCGCCGTTTACATCCACCGCCACGGTAACCGGCATATCTTTCACTTCGAACTCATAGATTGCTTCCATTCCCAGCTCAGGGAAAGCCACGACATTGGAAGAACGAATCGCTTTAGAAACCAGGTAGGCGGCGCCGCCCACGGCCATCAGATAAACTGCTTTATTGTCGCGAATCGCTTCAATCGCCACCGGGCCGCGTTCGGCTTTGCCGATCATACCCATAAGACCGGTCTGCTCCAGCATAGTGCGAGTGAACTTATCCATACGTGTGGATGTGGTCGGCCCGGCAGGCCCAACCACCTCATCGCCCACAGGATCAACAGGACCTACGTAATAAATGAAGCGGTTATTCAAATCTACTGGCAAGGATTCGCCGCGAGCGAGCATATCCACCATTTTTTTGTGGGCGGCGTCACGGCCCGTCAGCATTTTTCCAGACAAAAGCACCGTATCGCCGGGACGCCAGGACGCGATTTCATCCCGTGTGACAGTATCCATATTCACTCGCTTAACGTTGGCGCCCACCTCCCAGGTGATTTCCGGCCACTCATCCAGATTGGGCGGCGTTTGCAATGCGGGACCACTGCCATCCAGCACAAAATGCGCATGGCGAGTCGCAGCGCAGTTGGGAATGATAGCGACGGGCTTGTTGGCGGCATGGGTCGGATAGTCTTTTACTTTGACGTCCAGTACAGTTGTCAAACCACCCAGACCTTGCGCCCCGATACCCAACGCATTGACTTTCTCGAACAGCTCCAGACGCAACTCCTCGCTACGGTTAGCCGCGCCACGCGCCTGCAAGTCCTGGATATCGATAGGATCAAGCAACGCCTCTTTGGCTAACTCCATTGCTTTCTCCGCCGTGCCGCCGATACCTATCCCCAACATGCCGGGCGGACACCAGCCAGCGCCCATCTTCGGCACCTGCTCCAGCACCCATTCTGCAACAGAGTCGGACGGGTTAAGCATCGCAAACTTGGACTTAGCCTCAGAACCGCCGCCTTTGGCCGCAACATGCACTTCGACTTTGTCGCCAGGAACGACTTTCATGTGGATGATAGCGGGGGTGTTGTCTTTCGTGTTCTTGCGCGCACCGTCAGGATCAGCCAGAACAGACGCCCGCAGAATATTGTCGGGATGCAGATACGCGCGACGTACGCCTTCATTAACCATATCCTCGACGCTCATGTTCGCCTCCCAGCGCACGTCCATTCCGATATTTAAAAACACAGTCACGATACCGGTGTCCTGACAGATGGGACGACGCCCCTCTGCGCACATGCGGGAGTTGATCAAAATTTGCGCCAGTGCATCCTTGGCGGCAGTGGACTCTTCGCGCTCATAGGCAGCATGAACCGCTTTAATAAAGTCGACGGGATGGTAATAGGAGATAAACTGCAGCGCGTCGAATACGCTGTCGATGAGATCGTCTTGACGGATCACGGTGGTCATGCACGCACTCTCTTTTTACATGGTTCTTGGAGTAGTCACAGCTTTGGCCGACAGCGACGCCTCCCAAGGGACGCCAAGTGCCCGCCTTATTTGATTTAGGCGGAAATTGTACCTAATTCGCCCCCCAAGTTCAGCCTTAAACTGTTAACGAATACGGCGCCTTTGCAACCGCAGCAGCCAGGGCCAGGTCTAATCTATTTTTCCCATTTGTGAATTAGAGAGTCCAACCACAGGAAAAATGAGCTAAACTCCTGACGATGCATGAGAAAATCACCAAACGCCTGCGCCTGAACGCCACTATTGCATCGGGCGAAAGGCTTATTTTATTGTGCGGCGTATGATTTCACGGCTTTCAGGCCGATGAAATCTAACCTATGCTGATAAAACTTTTTTGGCGAAGAACTGGAGCGAATAATTCAGTCACGCCGGGAACATTCTGAAAGCAATAATAAAAGGAAGAAGGTCCTACCTATGTTCAAGAAAACCTTTCTCAGTCTGGCGGTAGCGTCGGCGGTCACTTTATCGGGGTGTGGAGGCGGAGGCGGCGGCAACGCCAATGCTGGAGCGCAAAATGAATATGATGGGGATTTGCCCGATTCGCTAGAGGGGCAGTTTGAAGGCAGAACTTGGCCACTGTTCAATCCTGTCGCCAGCCTGGTTCCCGTCCCCAATGATCTTCTACTTGATCAAACCGCCGCGGACGGCACATTTTCAGACTCAACCGCAAACCCGGTCCTGGCGGCCCTGGGGTCTTTAAGCGGCGCATCCACCATTGCCCCAATAGACATATCATTCTCCGGCGAGCTGGATGGCGACAGTTTAAGCACAGACTCGTTTATTTCTTCTGACGGAAGCTTGGTCCCCAACCCGAATCAGAATGTCTTCTTGCTTGAATTGGCCTACGCCAGCAGGGAGCCGATTCAAGGTCTGTCCATTTCTGAGCCGCCCACTATACCTTTGGCAGCCGGCGCGCTATTGGCCGCCGCAGAGAGCGACCCAGCAACCGCAGCCGCCATTCTCGGGGCGGCAATTGCGGATGCGCCAGCCATTAAGGCTTCTGTTATTGAGTTATCAGGCGCCAGCACGCTAAGAATTCAACCAACCAAGCCCCTTAAACCAAAAACTCGCTATCTGGTTATAGTCACCAACGAAGTTGAGGACGCTACGGGGCAAGCCATAACCATGGACCCTAATTACTACCTGTTAACCGGCAGCGGCAATCTCCCCTCCTCCCAGCTTGAGCCTGTTCGCACCATTATCAACAGCTTCTGGGAACCTGTTGCGCAATCATATTTCGCATTGAACAACACTACCCGCTCAGCTCTGAGCATGAACCCGCTCTCTGCGAGCAATATCGCACTTACCTACTCTTTCACCACATCAGGGGACGAGAAGGTAATGGAGTATATCGCCAACCCGGCGGAATGGTTTAGCGATCAATTAACGGGCTTTATTCGCATCAGCGCCGCCAAAGCGGTCGTCGAATCGGGAACCAGTGTGGACAGCGATTCTGACGTAGATTATTCCGACATAAAAATCGCTGCGGACGGCGCAGTGGCGGCATTTCCCACTGCAGCACAAAAAGCCGCATTTACACCAATATTCGACTCCCCTCCCTGCAATGACAAAAGCGGAGCCGAGGCAATAGGTTGCGCATCGGCAGTCCTTGCAAGCAGTTTTTCAGCCTTGTTGCCCACTCCGCAGGCGCGGACCGTCACCAATACCAGCTCCAGCGTTCACGTGAACCTGATCTCGGCGCTAACCAGCTCATTCCTCGACGGGAGTAATGAGATCGAGCCGTTGGTCTCCCAGGGAACCATTACTGTCCCCTACTACTTGGGCGTTCCCACGGATTCGGACGGCACCCCCATCCAATCAAGCGCCTGGACCGCCAATAAAACTCTGGCGGATACGCTTAACACCACCTTCAGCTCTGCGGGACTGGCTCTGCCGCAAGGCGACACCAGCACCCGGGAAGCCACCTCATCAGTGGTAAATTACGTGTTCCCATTCCCGCAGCAAGTGGACGCCCTGCCTATTCCCTGGCTGGCGATATATCCCGACAATACCTCAGCCTGCCCCAAACCGCTAAAAACCGTCATTTTCCAACACGGCATCACTACGGATAGAAGCGCAGCGTTGTCCGTAGGAACAGCCCTGGCTGAAAAATGTTTCGCCACCATCGCTATAGACCAAGTCGTACATGGCGTAGCTCCCGCTTCGACTGCGAAAAAGCTTGGCTTGGCGGCCACTCTATTGGCGGCAGGTCAAGAAAGTGGACTGCCAGCATCGCTAGCTCCGAATGACGAAAACAACCAAGCTGTCGTGGACAAGATACTCAACCTCGGCACCGTTATGGCGACATTAAAAGTTGACGCTGCTGCAGCCCAGACCACAATCAATAACGTTGTTGCTGGCGGCTCAAGTGGGGACACTGAGTTGGACAAAGCGATTCGCGCGTTAGCTTCCTTCGAAAACACCGTCGCCAACGCCGGCAGCACCATCCCCGGCATCGCCCACACGGATAACGAGCGCCACTTCGATTACACTTCCAACGCCGCACAGCAAGCGGTAGCGATGAATTTTGATCCTGACAGCGCCTCTGGCTCATCCGGCAGCCTGTTTATCAATCTGACAGGCTTCATCAATAGCCGCGACAAGAATCGCCAAGGCGTCATTGACCTGTTAAACCTGAGACAAACCATCAGCTCGATTGATTTGGACGGTCCCAGCGGCGGCCTATATGCTGCGGGTGACCTGGATAACAACAACGTGTTCTTTATGGGCCACTCTCTGGGCACGCTCATCGGCACCCCGTTTGTGAGCGTCGCCAACAGCACGCCGATGGACAACATAAAAGCCGCTGTGCTATTAACGCCCTCCTCAGGCATTGTACGCATGCTGGAGAACTCTCCGTCATTCGCGCCTACCATTATCGGCGGTTTGTCCGCAGCCGGAATCGCCCAGGGAACCACCAGCTATGAAACCTTCCTGGGAGTGTTTCAGGCCGCGCTGGACGCCGTGGACCCCATCAGCTTCGCTGACAACTTGAATACGTCGATCAACTATAGCGGGAACTATCAAACTTCCGCTGACGATACCGGCGTATTGATGATTGAACTGGCTGGCCGCCCTGATGTGAACGGCAACGCACAAATCGGCTATGTGAGCGATCAAACCAACGTAATAGAAACGGAAACCACCCAATTAACGACCGGTTTTGGAACGCCTTATCCAGACCTGTTATCCGGTGTGGATAAACTGGCCGAACAAATGGGAGCGACCAATACGCTTGACGCCGCTGCCCCTTCAGGCTCTCCCGACACATTAATCAGCCGTCTCAGCTATGGCTCTCACGCCATGTATGTACTGCCGATCGTCTCGTCGTCGGAAGCCTCCTCTTACCCGGATGTAGCCGCGGAAACCGCGCGCCGCCAAGCATCCTTTGCAGAGGGCGTAACGGAGTCCGTTGCATTCTTCACGCTAGGCGGTGAGATTTCATCCGCCGCCGTGGACACTACTGCAGCATTGGCGGGCGAGACTACCGGCCTGGAGACGGAAGCAGACTATCAAGCCAGAACCAACAAGCAGCTGAACCTTAGCAACTAAGGTAAACATCGAAGAAAAGCGCCCCGCCTTGCAAGGGCGCTGAACCGACATAAAAAAACCGCCAACATGGCGGTTTTTTTGAGCCGAATTCGGCGTTATTTCATGCTACGGCCTTTATCAGCGGCAATGCGCATACGCAGGGCGTTTAGCTTGATGAAGCCTTCCGCATCACGTTGGTTGTAAACGCCGCCGTCATCTTCAAAAGTGGCGATGCGGTCGTCGAACAGGCTGTCTTCGGACTTACGTCCCGCTACGATTACGTTGCCCTTGTACAGCTTGACCCGCACCACGCCATTGACGTGTTGCTGCGATTCATCGATCAACTTCTGCAGAGCCAGACGCTCCGGCGACCACCAATAGCCGTTATAAATCAGTTCCGCGTACTTCGGCATCAGGCTGTCTTTCAGGTGAGCCAGCTCTTTGTCCAAAGTAATGGACTCAATGGCGCGATGGGCGCGCAACATGATGGTTCCCCCTGGCGTTTCATAACAGCCGCGAGACTTCATCCCCACATAGCGGTTCTCAACGATATCCAGACGTCCCACGCCATTGACGCCGCCAACCTTGTTTAATCTCTCAATGACTTCATGCGGAGCCAGGGCTTCGCCGTCAATAGCGACGATATCGCCATTTTGATAGGTCAATTCCAGATAGGTGGCCTGATCCGGCGCAGCTTCCGGAGATACAGACCAGCGCCACATATCTTCTTCCGCTTCCTCCCAGGGATCTTCCAGAATGCCGCCCTCATAGGAAATGTGCAGCAAGTTAGCGTCCATGGAGTAAGGAGATTTGCCTTTCTTTTTTTCCACCGCGATGTCATGCGTATCGCAATAGGTCAGCAGTTTCTCTCTTGAGGTCAGATCCCACTCACGCCAGGGCGCTATCACTTTAATGCCCGGCTTCAATGCATAGGCGCCCAGCTCGAAGCGCACTTGGTCGTTGCCTTTACCTGTAGCTCCATGAGAAATGGCGTCGGCGCCAGTCTCATTGGCGATTTCCACCAAACGTTTGGCGATCAGGGGACGCGCGATGGAGGTGCCCAACAGGTACTCGCCTTCATAAATGGTATTGGCGCGGAACATTGGAAAAACAAAGTCACGTGCGAACTCTTCGCGCAGGTCTTCAATGAAAATCTGTTTGACGCCGAGTTTCTCAGCCTTGGCGCGAGCGGGCTCAACTTCTTCGCCCTGACCGATATCAGCAGTAAAGGTCACCACTTCACAGTCATAGTTTTCTTGCAGCCACTTAACGATTACCGAGGTGTCCAACCCGCCGGAATAGGCGAGTACGACTTTGTTGACCTTAGACATGACGATGCTCCCAAGAGATTACGAAAGGCGGTTATTCTAGGCCCTTCGTACAAAGTTTTCTATGGCTGAGCAAAGGCGCGTGCGTCTCATCGCCAGGGCGGAGACGCATAATGGAGAGACTCGCTTGAGAACAGACCTGATTACAATTCTTCTTCCATTGAGATATCCAACAGATCCTCTTTGGCTGGCGGCTGCGTTCCCCTTTCCAGACGCACAGTCGCGCGGCGGTTGCGCGCCAGATTCTTGGGACCGGCATTCTGAACCACCGGATACCGCTCGCCATGATAGCGAGTGGTGATTTTTTCCGACGCCACGCCCTTATCCATCAGATAGGCGGTCACCGCTTCCGCGCGATCTTTGGATAGTCTGCGGTTATAGATTCTACGTCCTGTGGAATCCGTGTGCCCGTCGACAAAGATCGCCGTCACAGAAGGGTCCGCCTTCACGTACAAGACCACCTTGTCCAACTCTCTTTTATCCTGATCCGTCAGCACAGACTCATCCAATTTGAAAAATACCGCCGTCCGCTCAACCTGACGAAAATTCACGGGCAGCAGACCTGATACACAAGACAGATAGTCCTCGTAATACCTGGCGAAGTTAATGGAGGAGACCTCCACTCTGACCGTGTCGTCGTTAAAGCGGGCGCGACGCGTAAAGGTCGGCATCATCCCTTCCAGCAGGCTATCCATCATTTGCGATGCCTTTGGATTGTCCACGCTGATCGGATGCGGCTTGTCCAAAACCGCCACATACCCCAAATCCCGGACGCCGACTCCAGGACGCCAACGGGGCGCTTCAAGCACCAGAGCCGCCTCCCCTTCCCTCATGGGGTTGCGGGCGGTATCGAGATAAAACCTCAATGCTTCGCCCGCTTCATGATAGAACACAGCCCTACCATACTGCGGAATGTTGTGCGTCAACGCGCACTCAAATATGGAAGAGGACAAGTACCACTGGCTTTTCTCGATACCTGCGGAGAAAGTCGCGGCTTGACTGGATGCAGCCCAGGAGAGGGCGATGACGGAGGCGATTGTTAGTTTGCGCACAATAATCCCACTAACACTGTGATCACAACATACGTTAACGATATTATCGGCCTGGCGCGGGAATTCTTTACCCTGAATCCTGTTCCGTTCTGGTATACTTGCGTGCAGTTTTGTAACCCTGCTTTTCTGCATTGCCCTGGCGGTTGATACCCTATGTCCGACTTAGTCATTACCCGGCCCGATGATTGGCACCTTCACCTGCGCGACGGCGACGCCCTTGCGACAACAGTACCCGCGACAGCGCGCCTGTTTTCCCGCGCTATCGTCATGCCCAATCTGGTTCCTCCAGTCACCCACACAGCGCAGGCGGAAGCCTATCGCCATCGCATCCTGAGCCATGTTCCGGCAGGTGCGGCATTCGATCCACTGATGACGCTTTATCTGACCAACAACACCTCTCCAGAAGAAATTGTCGCCGCCAGACAGAGTGGAATCGTTTATGGCTGCAAGCTTTATCCCGCAGGCGCGACCACCAATTCCGATGCGGGCGTTACCGATGTCGCCAATGTCTTCTCCGTATTGGAGAAAATGAGTGATATGGGCATGCCGTTATTAATTCACGGCGAGGTAGTGCAGGCGGACGTGGATATTTTCGACCGGGAGAAACGTTTCATCGACGAAACGCTAACGCCCCTAACCGAACGCTTCCCGAACTTAAAAATTGTACTAGAGCACATCACCACCCGGGACGCTGTTGAGTTTGTAAATCAGGCAGGCTCAAATGTCGGCGCTACGATTACTGCGCACCACCTGCTCTACAATCGCAACCACATGCTGGTTGGCGGCATTCGACCGCACTTCTACTGCCTGCCCATCCTGAAGCGATCAGAGCATCAACTTGCTTTGCGCGACGCCGCCGCTTCCGGCAGCGATAGATTTTTTCTGGGCACAGATTCCGCCCCGCACCCCAAAGAAAAGAAAGAAGCGGCTTGCGGCTGCGCCGGCTGCTTCACCGCACCCTCCGCGCTGGAGTTATATGCGGAAGCCTTCGATGAACTGGGCGCACTGGACAAACTGGAAGGTTTCGCCAGTCTGCACGGCCCGACGTTTTACGGCCTGCCCATCAATAGCGGCAAAGTACGCTTGAGTAAACAGGAGTGGACGATGCCGGCCAGTATGGCGCTGGGCGACTCATCGATAGTTCCCTTTCGCGCGGGAGAGACTATTCGCTGGAAAGCTGAGCTGCTCTGACGCAGCTCCTCGCGCGCGCCTGTCGCGCAAAACCTTTATTTCTCATAACAGTACAGCCGTGGCGGGAGTCGTTCGCCACCCCAACCAAAAGTAGATAACCAGTGTCTGAATCGCAAAACCGCCCCAAATCCCCTCTCGCCAGACGTTTCCGCGGCTTTCTGCCTGTTGTGGTGGATGTCGAGACCGCCGGCTTTAACTCCAAGACCGATGCGCTGTTGGAGGTCTCCGCCGTCATTATCAGCATGGAGGATGACGGGATGCTCTATCCCGAGCCGCCAGTCAGCTTCAATGTAGAGCCCTTCGCCGGGGCCAACATCGAACAGGCGGCGCTGGAGTTCACAGGCATCGACCCATTCAACCCTTTGCGCGACGCAAAGCCCGAAGCCGATGCTTTAAACGAGTTG
Coding sequences within:
- a CDS encoding Ig-like domain-containing protein → MFKKTFLSLAVASAVTLSGCGGGGGGNANAGAQNEYDGDLPDSLEGQFEGRTWPLFNPVASLVPVPNDLLLDQTAADGTFSDSTANPVLAALGSLSGASTIAPIDISFSGELDGDSLSTDSFISSDGSLVPNPNQNVFLLELAYASREPIQGLSISEPPTIPLAAGALLAAAESDPATAAAILGAAIADAPAIKASVIELSGASTLRIQPTKPLKPKTRYLVIVTNEVEDATGQAITMDPNYYLLTGSGNLPSSQLEPVRTIINSFWEPVAQSYFALNNTTRSALSMNPLSASNIALTYSFTTSGDEKVMEYIANPAEWFSDQLTGFIRISAAKAVVESGTSVDSDSDVDYSDIKIAADGAVAAFPTAAQKAAFTPIFDSPPCNDKSGAEAIGCASAVLASSFSALLPTPQARTVTNTSSSVHVNLISALTSSFLDGSNEIEPLVSQGTITVPYYLGVPTDSDGTPIQSSAWTANKTLADTLNTTFSSAGLALPQGDTSTREATSSVVNYVFPFPQQVDALPIPWLAIYPDNTSACPKPLKTVIFQHGITTDRSAALSVGTALAEKCFATIAIDQVVHGVAPASTAKKLGLAATLLAAGQESGLPASLAPNDENNQAVVDKILNLGTVMATLKVDAAAAQTTINNVVAGGSSGDTELDKAIRALASFENTVANAGSTIPGIAHTDNERHFDYTSNAAQQAVAMNFDPDSASGSSGSLFINLTGFINSRDKNRQGVIDLLNLRQTISSIDLDGPSGGLYAAGDLDNNNVFFMGHSLGTLIGTPFVSVANSTPMDNIKAAVLLTPSSGIVRMLENSPSFAPTIIGGLSAAGIAQGTTSYETFLGVFQAALDAVDPISFADNLNTSINYSGNYQTSADDTGVLMIELAGRPDVNGNAQIGYVSDQTNVIETETTQLTTGFGTPYPDLLSGVDKLAEQMGATNTLDAAAPSGSPDTLISRLSYGSHAMYVLPIVSSSEASSYPDVAAETARRQASFAEGVTESVAFFTLGGEISSAAVDTTAALAGETTGLETEADYQARTNKQLNLSN
- the pyrC gene encoding dihydroorotase encodes the protein MSDLVITRPDDWHLHLRDGDALATTVPATARLFSRAIVMPNLVPPVTHTAQAEAYRHRILSHVPAGAAFDPLMTLYLTNNTSPEEIVAARQSGIVYGCKLYPAGATTNSDAGVTDVANVFSVLEKMSDMGMPLLIHGEVVQADVDIFDREKRFIDETLTPLTERFPNLKIVLEHITTRDAVEFVNQAGSNVGATITAHHLLYNRNHMLVGGIRPHFYCLPILKRSEHQLALRDAAASGSDRFFLGTDSAPHPKEKKEAACGCAGCFTAPSALELYAEAFDELGALDKLEGFASLHGPTFYGLPINSGKVRLSKQEWTMPASMALGDSSIVPFRAGETIRWKAELL
- a CDS encoding argininosuccinate synthase, whose amino-acid sequence is MSKVNKVVLAYSGGLDTSVIVKWLQENYDCEVVTFTADIGQGEEVEPARAKAEKLGVKQIFIEDLREEFARDFVFPMFRANTIYEGEYLLGTSIARPLIAKRLVEIANETGADAISHGATGKGNDQVRFELGAYALKPGIKVIAPWREWDLTSREKLLTYCDTHDIAVEKKKGKSPYSMDANLLHISYEGGILEDPWEEAEEDMWRWSVSPEAAPDQATYLELTYQNGDIVAIDGEALAPHEVIERLNKVGGVNGVGRLDIVENRYVGMKSRGCYETPGGTIMLRAHRAIESITLDKELAHLKDSLMPKYAELIYNGYWWSPERLALQKLIDESQQHVNGVVRVKLYKGNVIVAGRKSEDSLFDDRIATFEDDGGVYNQRDAEGFIKLNALRMRIAADKGRSMK
- a CDS encoding fumarate hydratase, producing the protein MTTVIRQDDLIDSVFDALQFISYYHPVDFIKAVHAAYEREESTAAKDALAQILINSRMCAEGRRPICQDTGIVTVFLNIGMDVRWEANMSVEDMVNEGVRRAYLHPDNILRASVLADPDGARKNTKDNTPAIIHMKVVPGDKVEVHVAAKGGGSEAKSKFAMLNPSDSVAEWVLEQVPKMGAGWCPPGMLGIGIGGTAEKAMELAKEALLDPIDIQDLQARGAANRSEELRLELFEKVNALGIGAQGLGGLTTVLDVKVKDYPTHAANKPVAIIPNCAATRHAHFVLDGSGPALQTPPNLDEWPEITWEVGANVKRVNMDTVTRDEIASWRPGDTVLLSGKMLTGRDAAHKKMVDMLARGESLPVDLNNRFIYYVGPVDPVGDEVVGPAGPTTSTRMDKFTRTMLEQTGLMGMIGKAERGPVAIEAIRDNKAVYLMAVGGAAYLVSKAIRSSNVVAFPELGMEAIYEFEVKDMPVTVAVDVNGESVHQTGPAEWRKRIAESAVKIVG
- a CDS encoding flagellar protein MotY → MRKLTIASVIALSWAASSQAATFSAGIEKSQWYLSSSIFECALTHNIPQYGRAVFYHEAGEALRFYLDTARNPMREGEAALVLEAPRWRPGVGVRDLGYVAVLDKPHPISVDNPKASQMMDSLLEGMMPTFTRRARFNDDTVRVEVSSINFARYYEDYLSCVSGLLPVNFRQVERTAVFFKLDESVLTDQDKRELDKVVLYVKADPSVTAIFVDGHTDSTGRRIYNRRLSKDRAEAVTAYLMDKGVASEKITTRYHGERYPVVQNAGPKNLARNRRATVRLERGTQPPAKEDLLDISMEEEL